The following DNA comes from Mesorhizobium sp. B2-1-8.
GCGCTGAAGCTGCCCACGCAGCATCAGCACCTGCGGCCCTATCTCGAACAGCATCTGCAAAAGCTGGAGGGCTGAGGCGATGAGCAAGGACGCTTTCATCCACAAAGTGCTACCCGGTTCGCCGGGTGGCCCGCTGCTCTTCGTCTTCCATGGCACGGGCGGCGACGAGAGCCAGCTTGTATCGCTGGGGCGCGATCTCGCGCCCCAGGCGACCATCATCTCGCCGCGCGGCGATGTCTCCGAACAAGGTGCCGCGCGTTTCTTCCGCCGCACCGGCGAGGGCGTCTACGACATGGACGACCTGGCGCGGGCGACGGCCAAGATGGCTGAATTCGTCAAGGCCCATGTCGAGGCGACGACGCCATCGGCCGTGCTGGGCCTCGGCTATTCCAACGGCGCCAATATCCTGGCCTCGGTGGTGTTCGAAGCCCCTGGTCTGTTCGATGCCACGGTACTTATGCATCCGCTGATCCCGTTCGAACCTGAGGTCAAAGGCAGCCTTGCCGGTCGTCACATCCTGGTGACCGCCGGCAGGCGCGATCCGATCTGCCCGCCGAACCTGACGGCGCGGCTCGAAGCCTATTTGCGTGCCGATGGCGCCGATGTCACAGTGGAGTGGCACGAAGGCGGGCACGAGGTGCGGCCAAACGAAATCGAGGCGGCGCGGCGGCTTTTTGCCGGTGTCGCCCAAGGAGTCTAAAGATGCCCGATCAACTGCCAGAGATCGAACTTGAGGATCGCGGCTCCAAGGGTCGCTATGTCCTGCGCGGCCCCGGCGGCGCCGAGGCCGAGATGACCTTCACCAAGATCGGCGAGCACCAGCTCATCATCGACCACACCGAAGTGCCGGACGCCTTTCGCGGCCAAGGCGCCGGGCTTCGGCTCGTCACCCGCGCCGTCGAGGACGCGCGGGCAGCGGGCAAGAAGATCATCCCGCTATGCCCGTTCGCCAACGCCCAGTTCCGACGCCATCCGGAATGGGCCGACGTGCTGAAGCAATAGGTCGGACGGGCTTTGTCATTTGCGCGGGTAGCACATCCTGCCTAAGTGGGTATGATATATCGCTCCCGCGCCGATGAACGAACCGAATGACCCCCCGATGACCGAATCCGACCTCGTCCCCGTCTTCGACGGCCATAATGATACGCTACTGAGGCTCTATCAGTCCAAGGACAGCGACGTCGAAAAGCTGTTCATCGAAGGGAAATCAGGCGGCCATATCGACCTGCCGCGCGCCAGGGCCGGAGGTTTCGCCGGCGGCATGTTCGCCATCTTCCCGCCGCCGGTCGAGAAAGCGCGGCGTAGCGCCGTGCCTTCGGCGCCGAGCGACAGCGAGCCGCTGCCGCCCGAGGTTCCGCGCGCCGATGCGCTCAACTCGACGATCGCCATGGCGTCCATCCTGTTCCGGCTGGAGCGCGCCGGCGCATTGGCGATCTGCCGCAGTGCCGGCGATGTGCGCAATGCCATGGCACAGGGCACGATTGCCGCAGTCTTCCACATCGAGGGCGTCGAGGCGATCGATCCCGAACTCACCATGCTCGACGTTCTGCATGCCGCGGGCCTGCGTTCGCTCGGCATCGTCTGGAGCCGGCCGAATGCGTTCGGCAATGGCGTGCCGTTCCGCTTTCCGTCCTCGCCCGACACCGGACCTGGCCTGACCGATGCCGGCAAGGCGCTGGTCAAGGCCTGCAATGAACTGAAGATCATGATCGACCTCTCGCATCTCAACGAGAAGGGCTTTCGCGATGTTGCAGCGCTCAGCGATGCGCCGCTGGTCGCCACCCACTCCAACGTGCATGCGATCTGCGGCCACTCGCGCAATCTGACCGACTGGCAGCTCGGGGCGATCCGCGAAACCGGCGGCATGGTCGGCCTCAACTTCGCCACCGGCTTCCTGCGCGAGGACGGCCGCATGAATGCCGACACCAGCCTCGACATCATGGTGCGCCATATCGATTCCCTGTTGCAGGCCTTGGGCGAGGACGGCGTCGGTCTCGGTTCGGATTTCGATGGCGCCATGATCCCGGCCGTCATCGGCGACGTCGCTGGCCTGCCGAAACTCATCGATGCGCTGGCAGCGCGCGGTTTCGGCCGGGCGCTGATCGAAAAGATCGCCTACCGCAACTGGCTGAGCATGCTGGAAAGAACGATAGGTTAGAGCAGTTCCAGGAAAAGTGCGTAGCGGTTTTCCGTCCGGAATTGCGTAAAACAAAGAGTTAGACCGGTTCAGCGATTCCACCAATCGCTGAACCGGTCTAAAGTGGCCTATTCGAAGCCCATGCGTTTCAGCCAATCCTTGCCGACGCCGCGATCCCTGATGATCGGCAACGGGTTCTCCGCATCGAGCCGCGCGCAGATGCGATAAACCTCGAGCGTCTCGGCGCTCATCTCGTGCTGCTTGTAGAAGAACATGGCGGCGGCATAACGCGTGCGGCCCGACCATTTCTCGCCGAGCGGCGTGTTGACCAGTTCCCACTGTTCGGCGGCTTCGCCATCTTCCTGCTGCTTGTCCGCTTCGTCGGTCATGCTCAGAAGTCCGCCGGCGGGTTGGCGGTGCGGCGGTCGAGCTTTATGAAGGGTCGCGCCACGACCTTGGCCCGTTTCATCAGCTTCTGGTACTGCAGCTCGCGCATGGCGTAGATCTCGACCCAGAGGTCCTCCACGACAATATCACCATAGGGCCGCGCCAGCGAGGCGATGGCGATGTTGCGCTTGGCCATCGGCGACCACATGGCGGCGCTGACCAGGCCGACCTCCTGGCTCTTCCTGTAGTAGACGATCGCGTGTTCGGCGGGGATGTTGCCCTCGATCTCCAGCCCGACCAACACATGGCGCAGCTTGCGTTTCGCCCTCGCTTCGAGGATGGCGCGACGGCCGTTGAAATGCTCCTTCTCCAGATCGATCATGAAGCCGAGCCCGATCTCGTCGGGCATGCGCCGGCGGTCGGCGCGGATGGCGT
Coding sequences within:
- a CDS encoding dipeptidase, which produces MTESDLVPVFDGHNDTLLRLYQSKDSDVEKLFIEGKSGGHIDLPRARAGGFAGGMFAIFPPPVEKARRSAVPSAPSDSEPLPPEVPRADALNSTIAMASILFRLERAGALAICRSAGDVRNAMAQGTIAAVFHIEGVEAIDPELTMLDVLHAAGLRSLGIVWSRPNAFGNGVPFRFPSSPDTGPGLTDAGKALVKACNELKIMIDLSHLNEKGFRDVAALSDAPLVATHSNVHAICGHSRNLTDWQLGAIRETGGMVGLNFATGFLREDGRMNADTSLDIMVRHIDSLLQALGEDGVGLGSDFDGAMIPAVIGDVAGLPKLIDALAARGFGRALIEKIAYRNWLSMLERTIG
- a CDS encoding alpha/beta hydrolase, which gives rise to MSKDAFIHKVLPGSPGGPLLFVFHGTGGDESQLVSLGRDLAPQATIISPRGDVSEQGAARFFRRTGEGVYDMDDLARATAKMAEFVKAHVEATTPSAVLGLGYSNGANILASVVFEAPGLFDATVLMHPLIPFEPEVKGSLAGRHILVTAGRRDPICPPNLTARLEAYLRADGADVTVEWHEGGHEVRPNEIEAARRLFAGVAQGV
- a CDS encoding GNAT family N-acetyltransferase, which encodes MPDQLPEIELEDRGSKGRYVLRGPGGAEAEMTFTKIGEHQLIIDHTEVPDAFRGQGAGLRLVTRAVEDARAAGKKIIPLCPFANAQFRRHPEWADVLKQ